The sequence below is a genomic window from Spirochaetota bacterium.
GTCTCGATGAAGAGGCCGAAACCGCCGGTGCCGCTTTGCCTGCTCTCGGGATCATGCTCATCCATGCGGCTTGCCGAAACGGCGACGACAAGGAAGACGCCGATGGCGATGGCGGTGATGCTCGTGAGGCTCATCGTCCTGTTGCGCGTAAGCGACCGGGCAACGAACATGAGGCGGCTTCGCATGGCGCCGTGCCCTGCAATACGGCGAAGCAGGAGCGCGATCGAGGTGAGCGCTGCGGTAAGGAGCAATGCCCCCGCCGAGAAGAAGAACATGACGGCGTATCGCGAGGTGGTGACGGCGTTCAGTATCGCAAGCAGCAGTGCCAGAGCCGCTGTTGCGATGGATACGGTCTTAAGGAGAAATCCGCTCTGTGCTTTGCGCATCGAAAGCGCGGATGATGCACGCGTGCTGCGAAAGAGTATCATCGTCACGGGTATGAGCGACGCAAGTATGGAGATGACAGCGCCGAGGGCTATCGTCACGGGCGGTACGGCAAGCGATATCATCGTCCCGCCGGCCGCATCGGAAAAGCCGGCATTGAGGAGCGCGATGAGCACGGCATCGTAGGCAATGGCGATGAAGGAGCCGGGGATGGCGCCGAGCACGGCGAGAAGGAGCGCTTCCAGCATCATGCGCTGATAGATGCGCTTCGGGGGGAAGCCGACGGCGGCAAGTGTCGTTAATTCTTCCTTCCGTCGCGAAAGGAGAAGCGAGAAAAAGAGTCCGGTGAGGAGTAATGCCGATGCGATGACGAATGCGCTTAAGCCGAGAAAGAGCGATCCGAAGTCCGTCGATGCGCGTGCGTCGGCGCGTTCCGCGGCAAGATCGCGCGTGATGATGCCCGCATCCGCCGCGGGTATGCGTGCTATCGTTTCGAACACGAGCGATGCTCTCTCGCGGGGGAATCGTACCGCCGTAAGCGATCCGAAATCATTGGCCCACATCTCCTCTGCCTTTGCGAGCGTAACGAAAAGCTTCGGCGTTCCGCGATGTTCCCGCCAGTAGTCCTCGTCGCGGTCGCGTACGCGTGAGAGGTCAACGGGCATGCCCGGCGTCCATGTCCGGCACGATGTCGAATCCGCGAGCCCCGGTATCCGAGGCATGAGCGATGGGTCATCCGCCGCTCCGGATATCGGCACGATGCGCTCGACGATGAATGCATTGGTGCGTTCCACGAGCTTTCGCTCGGCAAGGGCGTAATAGGTCACGGTGACTTTTTCGCCGACGGCGGCACCCGTGTCGCGTGCGAGCCATTCATTGATGACGACGCCATTGTCCCGCGTGACCGTTATATCCGGCGAGTACGCGGCGAACGAGTAGGGTGTTGTCATGTGCCCGCGTATGGCATTGACGAAGTAGCCGAACACCGGGCGTCCGCCCGCAGCCAGGAGCGCATTGCCGATGAGAGGCGGGAGAAATATGCGCGGGGTCGATACTTCGATAGAGCCGCGCTTGTTCGTTGCGACTATGAGCCCTTTGTCCAGAGGGGAAGCCGTCTGCAGGGCCGTCTCAAGTGCGTTCCTTGTTGTGTGAAGCAATATGATATCGGCCGCATCGTTCCTTCCGATACGCTCCGCCAATTCGGTGCGGCTGAAGAATACGGCACCCTTCGGGGGGGCGTCTGCGGTGAGCGAGAACGATCCGAATTCATCGGCGGAGAGTATGCGTGCTATCGTGACCCGCCGCCGCTCCACCGGTTCATCGGTAGCACCGAACGTCACATCCGACGCGAGCGCTGCCGGTCTTTCAATGCGAACGACTATCTCGTCACCCGACTTCACGGCAAGGTGCTCTGCGAGCGTTCTATTGATATATACCGAATCACGAGCGGGAGCGTCGAGCGTTTTCCGCACGAATCGGAAAAAGGCATCGTCGATGCCGTAGATGCGAACGCGTGATGTGGTCTCTCCGCCGCTGCTTGATGCACTCCCTGCGCGGGAGAGAATGGCCGCACCATTATTGCTGCGTGCGATGTCCCCTGTCATGAAATGATCGGGCGAAACTATGGCATGTGTTGCGTTGCCCAGGCGCTGTTCGCTCATCGCGCGAAGTGTTCCGCTCACGCTTTCCCCGACCACGAGCGCGCCGGTAATGAGCATGGCGGTGACGGCGGCCGAGACGATGACGGCCGCGGATGAGAGGCGCGAATGGATTATCGCGCGGAGTGCTATCGTGGCAAGGCGCATTCCTGTTCCCTGGTGCTTACATTAATTACGAGTGTTGACGGAATTGTATGCTTACGGGATGCAATGTCAATGAATGCTTACGGCAATTTTTCCAGATCGTCAATATCACGGGGCCGTCCGGTCGCACGCCTGTTTTACCTGGTCTTGTCAAGTGAAAATACGGTTTTCTCGAATCCATGAGGGCGGTATGCCATATGCTGGGTCATGAGTAAAGCCGCGGGGGCACTCACCCACGGCTATGCCGTTCAGTACAGGAAACCGAAAAGCCAGAGCGGGATGATCTTACTGCCTGCGCCCGATTCGATGTCATCCAATGCGAGGAATGCATCCTTGGTGTTCCTGATCTGTTCGAACCCTTTGTTTTTCCCGCCTATCTCGAACAGGTATCGTCCATCCACGAGAAAATCCCCCGTCTTTGGAAGTGTAAGGGCGTGCTGCGGCGAGATCGCGCTCGCAAAAAACGTTTCACGGATATTCCCCTTGTTCACGGCATGCTCGCCGCCGATAGCATATGCCTGATTCGTATTGTTGAGGTATATCTTTTCAGGACGTTCCAGCGCACGCAGACCTTTGCCTGCACCTGAAAATGTTCTGATCAATCCGGCATCTTCCAGATACTTGAGATACATCTTCAGGGTGCGCTCATCCCCGATATCCAAGAGCTGTTTCAATGCCTTCAGATCGGGTGTGAAAGGGACCGATCGTGCAATGATAGACAGCAGCTTTTTTATCCTTTTCACGCTTGCACCGGTGATCGACGGCTGAACTGCAACAAGATCGTTCTCCAAAGTCGTATGCATTTGCTGCTCAAGCGTGATGTGGAACAGTTTTGTATCGTTGATCTCGTTAAAATACGGGTAATAGCCTTGTTCCCGATAGTTCCGGAAAAGCGCCAGAATGGTCTTGTGCTTCGCTCGGATCGTTTCCAGTATGGTATCGACCGCTTTGGCGTGTCCGGTAATGATACTCTCGAGCGGTACGGTCGGCAGCGTGCAGCCGAGAGATAATTCACTATACTCTCGAAAAGACATTCCCTGCATATGGGTTACGACCGCACGCCGCGACAGGTCATGACTGCCGCGGCCGATCTCGAGGGAGGAACTTCCGGACGCGATAACAGTAAGCGTTGGAAATGTATCGTATATGCTTTTAAGCTCCCGCGACCATTCCGGATACTTATGTATTTCGTCAAAACAGACGGTTTCTCCGCCGAGATTACGGAACTCTTCGGCTATCTCATAGAGCGACATTCCCCCGACCAAAAAGTGGTCCGCCTGGACGAAAAGTATTTTATCGCTGTTTTTGTCCTTATATTTCGACATGAGGTATTGGGCGATAAGCGTGGTCTTGCCGACCCCGCGCTGTCCAAGAAGTATGGAGAACCTGGATGTGAACGGTTTCTCATGGAACAATGCCCGCCGGTAGGGGCGGTTGTGTATCCTCAGCAGATCACGGCTCAGGGGCAGCAACGGTTCGATCATACCTTCTCCGGCGATAGGAATGCGTTACTAATATATAATATATTCGATAGTAATGCAATACTATCGAATATATGCGTCTT
It includes:
- a CDS encoding AAA family ATPase is translated as MIEPLLPLSRDLLRIHNRPYRRALFHEKPFTSRFSILLGQRGVGKTTLIAQYLMSKYKDKNSDKILFVQADHFLVGGMSLYEIAEEFRNLGGETVCFDEIHKYPEWSRELKSIYDTFPTLTVIASGSSSLEIGRGSHDLSRRAVVTHMQGMSFREYSELSLGCTLPTVPLESIITGHAKAVDTILETIRAKHKTILALFRNYREQGYYPYFNEINDTKLFHITLEQQMHTTLENDLVAVQPSITGASVKRIKKLLSIIARSVPFTPDLKALKQLLDIGDERTLKMYLKYLEDAGLIRTFSGAGKGLRALERPEKIYLNNTNQAYAIGGEHAVNKGNIRETFFASAISPQHALTLPKTGDFLVDGRYLFEIGGKNKGFEQIRNTKDAFLALDDIESGAGSKIIPLWLFGFLY
- a CDS encoding ABC transporter permease, giving the protein MRLATIALRAIIHSRLSSAAVIVSAAVTAMLITGALVVGESVSGTLRAMSEQRLGNATHAIVSPDHFMTGDIARSNNGAAILSRAGSASSSGGETTSRVRIYGIDDAFFRFVRKTLDAPARDSVYINRTLAEHLAVKSGDEIVVRIERPAALASDVTFGATDEPVERRRVTIARILSADEFGSFSLTADAPPKGAVFFSRTELAERIGRNDAADIILLHTTRNALETALQTASPLDKGLIVATNKRGSIEVSTPRIFLPPLIGNALLAAGGRPVFGYFVNAIRGHMTTPYSFAAYSPDITVTRDNGVVINEWLARDTGAAVGEKVTVTYYALAERKLVERTNAFIVERIVPISGAADDPSLMPRIPGLADSTSCRTWTPGMPVDLSRVRDRDEDYWREHRGTPKLFVTLAKAEEMWANDFGSLTAVRFPRERASLVFETIARIPAADAGIITRDLAAERADARASTDFGSLFLGLSAFVIASALLLTGLFFSLLLSRRKEELTTLAAVGFPPKRIYQRMMLEALLLAVLGAIPGSFIAIAYDAVLIALLNAGFSDAAGGTMISLAVPPVTIALGAVISILASLIPVTMILFRSTRASSALSMRKAQSGFLLKTVSIATAALALLLAILNAVTTSRYAVMFFFSAGALLLTAALTSIALLLRRIAGHGAMRSRLMFVARSLTRNRTMSLTSITAIAIGVFLVVAVSASRMDEHDPESRQSGTGGFGLFIETAAASGDDLNAPSVRAKLALDDPSMSNVRFVALSVTAGDDASCRNINRVKRPRLIGVIPDEFAERNAFRFIRIVSGRTNGMHPWHTLAYAEADVIPGIADETTLTWGIQKKLGDEIPYIDDRGRSVRVRIVGVIANSILQGNIIVDARPLARHFPSASRRMFLVDAPVGTRAETARVIANSLRDLGADVMPAIDRLRYFAAVEHAYLSLFLALGGFGLVLGTAAFAALIARALAERRGELAVMRANGCPPRTIISLLIAEYSFLLVLGLAAGSIPAVIAVLPSLASKEIPVIPIIAFIFITALTGMCSIALAASRFMKDDVLAGLRDE